The following nucleotide sequence is from Coffea eugenioides isolate CCC68of chromosome 3, Ceug_1.0, whole genome shotgun sequence.
CTGAGGAACCCAAGAAAAAATCTAGCACAGATAGATTCTATCATATTAAAAACAGATTTAGGAGGATTAGCTGCAGCTAGGACATGAATAGGAATGGATGAAAGCATGTGCTTGATGCAAAGCAGCCTGCCACCATGAGAAGGGAATTTATTCATCCAAAAGACAGAATCTGAGTTGCAATGCCCTGACATGATGtcggaaaaaggaaattttcctaCGGCCAACCCAAACTGGAaaaacttgataagaaaacccTGCAACACTTGTGATTATTCGTCGTGGTCTTGCCACATTTAACCGTTGAGGGGTGAAGAAACAACTACTGCTTATGTTAAACTTGCTGGCCTGAACAGTTTTCGTATTTTTGAAGAACACCCAAAATATACTTACAAAGAAGAACGAGTACCACTTGAGAAAACCAAAACGTAATCGGCATGTCTTGCTCTCAATATATCAATTAATCTTTCATATCCCTTTCGGGTTTGGATCCATTTTAAGTAACACTTAACCAGTTATCAAATTTTATAACTGGTCATGAATATAGCAGATTTTGTAGTTGACATACAAATTCAGGGATTGGAAACTGCTTCGAAGTAATAACAGAGAAACAAAATACACAGATATAAACTCAAAAACAAACAGCCGTTTTTATTCATTTAATGGTGCATTTTTGTCCGTATAAGTGCACCTTTTAACATACAAGGATACAAACTCGAATACAAACGGAATGGTGGAAAGATGCTAGTACAATACTGGAAAGATGTATGCATGGCAGCAGTACATCATCCATGCATAAACTGAAAACCACACCATAGACACTAGTAATGCTCAGCGGATCAATAGTAATGCTTGATCCTCAGCTAATCAATAGTAGTGCTTGATTAATTCTTGTGCCAGAGGAGTTTCGTTTCACCTGGGGCCTCAACAACAAGTGCTTTATGGATAAATGTGGCGCCCTCATAATTCTGATTTTCAATGACAAGGGCGTAGTACTTGCCTCCCTCACATTTCCACGTGAATCCGCCAAGCACGGCGATGAAAAGCAGCTTTCCGTGGTGAAATTTTTCCACTACAAATTGTCCGATCTCGACCACGCGAGGGTCGGCCGGCTTCACTGGTTGTATTGAATTGATGTCGATCTGTAAATCCCAAACATTTTAACCAGTTAGAAAATCGCAAAACAATTGAGTTCCCAAAATCAATTAGAATCCTTTCAAATAAACAAACAATCAGAAGAAGACTAAATCCGATCAGTTAATAAGAAACTACATCACTCAGAAGAAGCTTAATCAAACAATTCAAGAGACCGCCTACCCATATGTATGTGGACAACTAGAAATGTAAAATATCGCTCAAGACAATTCAAGAACGTTGAAATTATTTTAGTTTGCAACTCCTTATACTTTTCCAAATACAAGAACTTGAAAAAGAAGGAAATCTAGGTCTGGCTAGGCAGTAGAATCACTATTCACCTGATCAGTGACAGTAGCAGATTTGGCTTCAGCCATTTTTTCCCTTGAAGAACTAGCTAGCTAATTAATATGAATGAAAATGGGTATTTGTAACTAACTGGTTGCTGAGTTTAGCACATCAAAATAACGGACCAGACTCCTCGTATTTATAGGCCTACAAATGTGGTGACGTACCCCAGAACTAAATTCATTTGACTTGTCGGACGACCAGCATGGGACGCGTCTTTTGATAAGGTCAGTGTGAAAAGATACACCATTGCCACGTAATTACTATAGCCGCGCGCCGTAACGTAATTACTATAGCTAGGCGCTTTAGAAGAATTTTTTAGTGGCACGCAATCCATACAGGATGCTCAGTGTCACTTTTTTGATGAGTGATCATTGAACACTCGTTAGTTAAACTGGATCACAAATTAGAATGGTTAGGAAATAAATTGTACTTATCAAACGAAGGTAACATGGTGAGAGATTACTTTATATGCCGATGCATTAGTGAGTTTTAATCATCTGGTCAAATGATTATTATTTCCAGAACAGCTTGTCATCATAGAGGAACAAAAATGAGGTTACTAGAAACATGGATGAGAAAGCATACACGGAGGATATCTTGACTTTACTTTTAAGGTCTTGACTCCCAGAAAGAACGGTACTTAAATGTGAGAGGTTGCTTGGGTCAATGAAAATTGATTTAGTATCTGTTGTTAATTGTCAGTTTGTGACAGGAAGGCAGGCAGCTAGGCAACGTCAATTGGATGACAATAGTCCTCCTAATTTTTAAGATAAAATTAACCTGGTATGGTAAATTAGAAATTTgtatactaataataataaattctgACAAAAAATTGCTGTCAAAAGTAGTTCTATCATGGGTGAAATTTTGCGATCGATGgtaaatcagaaatttgtgtAATACATTCTTACCAAAAATCCCTGTCGAAAGTAGTTTCATCATGGGTGAAATTTTGCCCTCGTTATGTAGGGATAATTGTTTTGGGACATCGCTTATGGTTGCGTATACGGATGTTTATTATGTTTTACGGGTCAAATTTGTTTTACATGCACGTGGGGATAAAGTTTTACACGTCTGTTATGTTTGGGAGAATAGGTACATTTAGTACTGTTTTGCTCAGATCGATAAAAATGCTATTTTGCCTTAAAAAAACGTTAACTATCAAGCATGCATTGTAGAAAAATGTAGGAAAAGGGTAGGCAAGAAAGCACAAAGCGTGACTGTTATTGTTGTTGCCAATTCTACACTTTtgataagagaaaaaaaaagtttggatGGCTTCTCGTCACTATGATCATGGGATAAGACATGTTTCTGAGATCGTGGATCCTAAAATTATGAGTCGTTTATAAGAATACTACAGATAATTTATTAATACAATCTTTGTAGATAACATGTTTTTAACATATTCTGTTTCTTATTAACTGAATCAATTTGTATTGACATTGTACTTGATTCTATGATGATTTTTCCAATCACGGGTCTTTCTTGCTTGGGTAAGCTGTCTCTTTGTCTCTTCGCTTACCAATTTCTATTGAACATTGTCGTCAATTCTACGATGACTTTTCCAATCACAAGTCCTTTTTGCTTGGATAAGCTGAGCCTTATCTCTTCATTTACCAATTTGTATTGAACATTGCTGCCAATTCTACGATGACTTCTCCAATCACGATTCTTTTTGCTTGGATGAGCTGAGCCTTATCTCTTCACCGACAACTGATGATCAGACGTAAACCTGACTTCTCCATCGGAAGTCATCGTGGGGCTTTCCctcgttactttcattttcaatttcattccCGTGTATGttactatttttctttttttcccccaatTTAAAGAGTACTAtaagggtgcgtttgataaaattaaagtttgaatccattaaatcttggaattgttaagtattaaatttaatacatttGAGTACACATCACATttaatgataagtgaatagtttatcacttaattttgagagcaagttttgtctagaaaattcaacgacacttaattaatttagatgtttaattttttattatcaaacggtCTGAATATATTAAACATTTGAATCCATTAACTTTAAATGCTGaactaaattatcaaatatGACATGGGTCGTATTTGAGTAAGGAATGAAAGAAATGCTTGATAGTCAAATTACAGACATCAAAATTACATATTTAATGTTCTTTGCAACTGTGCTGGGTTTTGGAGACATTAAATgttaaaatatccaaaattaaaagttaAAATATTTACATCCACCTATATTGAGATTTGAGACCCAAAGGGAAATTACCAGGTCGtctttaatttttaatttgggGTTTTAAGCTGGGTGTCTTAAAATATGCAGCCTGTGCTTGGACAAAAGTAAACGGGTCGAGTGACAGTAACCAAAAATTACGAATGGGTCATAGTCAAGCTGTCATTGACTGAAAAACCATTTGCAGAACCCtaccaaacccattaattaaaTGGGGTTATGCGGTCCACCTATCTGCACCTAGTACCTAATTAAACTCAAGCAACCACTTGACCCGCCCATTTGAACGGCCCAAAGGCCAAATCCAGAAAATGGTGATCTTACTTTCAAGATAAAGAAGGCTGCATACTTTATATCTCAAGAAAAAtgcttttttgttttaaaatattTCCCACATTGTGAGTATATACATTAGTAGATTTGGATATTGTTGGtttgtcaaaccagcaaaaataaaagttccTATTCGAAAAATATGAATTTGAGTGTAGCGGTGAGTAGAGTCGTATCCATAGGGACtggataatttatttctttgtgaaaaATGGGGGATTAGGAGAAATTAACTAAATAGCtcacttgaataaaaataaagacagtatcacaaaattaaataataCTAAACCAAGAATAGGCAACACTCTAGTCGAAGGTCtaatttccaatttggttcattTAACTGATAATCGATGCAAAggtgaaatcacttattcataaataaactggttatggttgtcaacacgctctgacaacctgcctctccttactgtttcgataaccacaacacgCTCTGTGGCTATTTCTCTTGCCAATTAAGCAACCCTAAAcaagctcttaggatttaacctattgacagcattaataattagaaaagctaccaattctaaccaacaaacacacacgctcggttCATTTAAGTTAGATTATATATTCCCGTGACATAAATTTGAAAGTCTCTTTTACAATCAAATTATATCACTCGCCACAaatactaaaactatcaaacaattacggatttgatattttagatggCAATAGACTATTTCAACAATTAAATAGTGATCAGGTATTTAACTgtagaaaataatcataatcaTGAATGAACAGAGAATATATAAATACTCATAAATAATGAaacaaacaaatcaaattagatctcacagtattgCAGAACCAAAGCTTCAACTATCCTTCAACTAGAAAAGAAACTAGCCGCTCTTCATGGTAGATTTGCGACCAAAACTCAACTAGGGTTCTTGCTTTGTCGAagagagaaagaggaaaaagaattcgaaagagagagagagaccccCCCCAGGGAGCCTACGTCTGGTTTCTTTTTCTCTTAGTAAGGATTATCCCTTCCTAGAAGGAAAGACTCCTACTTAAACTCAACTAACCAACCAAGACCTGGCAATTGGTTTCCCAAAATAATTACATCGAGTCATGGCCCCTCAAAATCTCCAATCCGGGGCTAATGTGTAAAACTATGGGATGCAACCGACCTTTTGATCAATTGACAGATTGATCTCATGTCTTACGAACTCTTGAATGCCTTTGTCAAATAAGGCATGGGCACGCTTAACAGACTGCAGTCTTCTGGACATAAATCTTTAGAAACACCACTTCACGTTTGACAAAGCGTGGGCACGCTTAACAAGATGTCTTCTGAAAAATCGACTTTTAATGCGCCTTTTACTTCATTCTCACTAATAACTCCTACAAACAACACCAAAGTTCAAATATGAGTGAAACTTATCGATTAACACCATAATTTAGCAAAGGAAAGGGGATAATATTCACCAATTATATGCACAATTAGCCACTTAACAGATATATAGCGCATCATcttaatttaaatttgaatgtaCATGTGACATGCATGCAACCTCGTtaacatacatacatatatacatgcatacatgcatgcatacatacatatatatctgtgtgtaaatatatatgtatatgtatgcaTGTATGTGAAAAGAATAATCtcgaaagaaaaggaaaaaatgagaaAGGATGATGGTATGCTAGGTACGAGCACGACACCTCAACTTCGTCAACTCAATCTCGACTTGACTTCAATGCTGACTAAATTTGAATCAAGCTTTGACTGAGATAACTTTATTCCTTTGTAATCCTATAGATATGATTATAGAAAGAATAGCACTTTCCAAACATTAGGGCTAACAATTTTTGGTCGTATCATTACCAATCTGAATAAATAGCTAGACCAAGTTAAATTTGAGCCAAAGTGTTTTAAATTCCGTAGCTTTTGGATGCAGCATAATGAGTTTTTTGATGTCTCTTGTTGGATTCTTGGCTAGCTGATCCTGGAGTGTTAATGAATCCTATGCAGCTTATCAGTTTTCGACTAAAACAGCTTAAGGGTAGGCTTCAAGAGCTGAATAAACGACATTATAACCACATCTCTAGTGGAGTTCAAAGCAAAAAAGAGCAACTGATAATAGTGCAGCAGCATATGCAACAGCAATCTTTTGATCCTGAGTTAATTGCTGAAGAGAAAGTTCTAATCTAGGAATACGCTAGATTGATTCTAGCTGAAGAGGAATTCTATAAGGATTAGTCCAGAATGCAGTGGCTACAATCCGGAGATAAAAATTGATCGAGTATTTCGACAAGTGCCCAAAGCCGATCGTAGTAACAAAATCATCAGGAGTATTCTAGAGGTCAAACTCACAAGGACGAATTAATTTTCTCTACTTTAATTATTATGAGAAGGCAatgaaatttaaattcaaaggATTTGATTTATAATTAAGAGGTAAAATAAATTATCAAGTCAAATAAAATAGATGCGAGAAAACAATCAGCAAGAGactaaaatttcaaattttgatctaGAATTTGAATTAATTATCCAGCTAATTTCTTAACATGTCAAGAACGTATTATGCAAAGGTGTTTTAGATTATCTCTTGATACAACTAAATTGTGCCCAATTATATTCTACGTCTCTATCGAGATTATAagtatttaattaaattttttaagaTCTTATGTGATTTCAATTACATCATACAAACCCTAGTCTACTCATGTAATTAGACTAAATATGCTTATCTATCTAGTGTATAGTTGTACGTCCTTTCTCAATTCAATACAAAACCTAAGAGCATGTTTATGGTGATCAAACATGGCACGTAAATAAATCAAGATAGATAAATCAAGATAACTATaaagaatttaattaaaataaataaccaATACTCTTTCACAAAATCCTTGCCCTAGAAACAAATTAGTTCAACATGTTCATTGTacaaatcaagaattcaaagaGTAAATACATGTAGGAAgataaaagtaaagaaaactttttaatttttcttgctCCGAACTCCGTCTTGATCTCTCTTTGATTCCATGCCTTGAACCCATCCTTGATCTCCTAAGAAAGAgttttatatgatgaactaaCGTTAGTATAGTGTTTCTCCCCCTAAAAATGACCTAGATAACCCCTATTTATAGTTTGTTAAAGTTCTAACCTAAATATGGTAGGATTAGACTTCTTGGGgctaaaaaaaaattgccaagGCACGGATTTGGAATGAATACTGGCCCAACGTTTGGGCCGGTCATTGGATGAAGCTCAAAACCATAACAACCAGAAACAGTCTGGCGTGAAGACCATTTTGATATCCGACGCGGTTATTGAGGATCCACACACAAATCACTCTGGATCTGCCTGCGGATCCTTAGTAATGCAACAGCCCTTGTTCGttcattcttcttcttgtttgattGCTTCTTTGCTTGATTCGTCTTGCCAAGATTAGTCCATTTTCTCTTTAATTGAGCTCTCCACCTATTAAAACAACATATGATCAAAATTAAGATGTTTCTATTCAAATTGTAGCTCAACTATCACCATTAACTAGTAATTTGTACATATAAAGATAATACAATTCACGCCCTATCAAAAATATTGCTTTTTCCACATAAAGGTGAAGGGTCATGCTGCCAGGAATAAGATACTTTCACTTAGAACTGATGAAGGTGACATTGTTGAGGACTATGAGCAAGTTCAAGAAATTGCAGTGGAATTTTGCAAGACTCTGTTCAGTAAATCTAACTCTCAGTACCCTGATTTGAAGGGCAAGCTGCAACAAATAAACATTAAAACCGTCACTAGTGATCAATTCGATCGCTTTCT
It contains:
- the LOC113764770 gene encoding uncharacterized protein LOC113764770; the protein is MAEAKSATVTDQIDINSIQPVKPADPRVVEIGQFVVEKFHHGKLLFIAVLGGFTWKCEGGKYYALVIENQNYEGATFIHKALVVEAPGETKLLWHKN